A single Augochlora pura isolate Apur16 chromosome 2, APUR_v2.2.1, whole genome shotgun sequence DNA region contains:
- the Brp gene encoding ELKS/RAB6-interacting/CAST family member bruchpilot isoform X10, translating to MKVSRSSSRCSKTRGWLDELRTEVQRRDQEILAMAAKMKTLEEQHQDYQRHITVLKESLCAKEEHYNMLQADVEEMRQRLEEKNRMIEKKTQAALQAQQERNRMNTELTELKDHMDIKDRKISVLQRKIENLEDLLKEKDNQVDMARARLTAMQAHNCSSEGALSSLEEAIGDKEKQMAQLREQRDRAEQEKQEERELHEREIAEYKMKIHALESEVEKLGARLERAQAEKDRLEAKLESSQSELGKSKAELDKAASEVGRSGADWEAAKQRITRLELDNERLRHDVERSQSTYGRSTINSTQEIDRIHERAEKSAAELRRAQAELRVTQADNERARAEAVALQEKVEKSQGEVYRLKARLENAQGEQESLRDEYDRAQASVARLHSERDKAMADLEKSQEELERTQATLGKSQLQQDKLQSLLDKTQSEMDKVQEKLDKSQSEIRRMQMEREKQNYDFDNLQSQLDQALGQSTRIQKERETIQLEVDRLQDKYEKAQIIIIRLQKERDRFQEEIQKLYEKIEFQQSQAAKMQREKESLLSELELVKDRWEKVHNSHQKLTLERDDAVTEIEILRDKVEKAQYTMNKAHEDRENANKEFEEMREKYDRSQSEVYRLQNRIEVMEADKDRLELEAEKQQMLASKSREEARKAQDELARVQELYDRAALQLGRTKEHEEKSKEDLDRLTVDLEMVRERYEKSQTELRRLQNEREKLVADNERISFELERAHSQLNKTQVATEKTQEELARMQLEIEKMYEKHDRQQAEVRKAQAEAERLRVEAESAREEGERYAARFGKYQESQERQKEEHEYAKLEVERLRDRLEKALAELERARKAEQDASRLRADLERAEGVRGKYQYEQEKWQSEGSRLQQEVDKLRERLEGRESELKRTQTSHAELEAKLHETQLQLERAREDATKANAAQERNRGEIERAKIETEKIRDRHDKVKARADALEADNEKLRVEIVRLERLMQTEGKTRSESASIEVERLRASLDKAILARDNVELEAGRLAKELEKTLVQTAKHQEAAEANKKEMERVISVIQLLREDRDALRQQLQQQQQQQQQQQQQQQQQQQQQMVGNEEMARLQHELQIAMRDRDKNAAILENREKHWEKIEKVKEKLEAEGKQLQVERDQLVIQLEKSQEMLVNFQQELNANEAELERQREEVRRLQQLQQQRAHAQTPDRAAKEALDAQMREVHRLTQQVQNLTQTQTKERQRAEQAEKRVQELNKQIASRDTSAGGSEAQLEQWRKVCETERQRADAAERQAVELQKRIQTTERQLHAQQQQIQQMQQTIQQLQQQQQQQPQPSQQNGQEAARLQKELEHARKESAQQAVERERFQAQIEMLCQELEKSQVDLHQATKKLQAGGGKPGPDTTQERRQLDEQKRQLEEQRRQTEERAKSVDQKARTVEEKERTLQSLDQDLKKRKAKMDQLEQQLQRSGGSPDKRLAEMQKALEAAEKELDKAKEESTRSSAETERLLQLMQMTQEEQNTKERQIRELQDALKAAQVKLKQAATAQQQEDPEITRHIEDTRKKELEARDKQITVLELKASSLEKLLREHTCSKKIKDARNESLEGQDAWKKENPKLNEAKDSWMRELEAKDKRISQLEKELESLKSLMTEDNQSARFKRSKENEVKTKEGCESWKQEMEAKNRRIVELEQEMESLENFLREHADTESLRDLEIMVERKNRRIDELEDTVAEFEDFLKQNPDVKELHELRCQVTDGNRRIQELERWIQKSGENRELRIDQERVVELEEMVTQLEEYVRKHNVDGLKMKLEDRECKIEQLQSRVGCLERELCKVEENYRGKEAQKNYRNAQDRWTMMTPDDLPCKRLIMDETSELREKEQKMKKMEHTISEKDNKIQAYEQQIVENKDEITKLRKEMAGLKKELSEYDDIGVLKEEIRVRDERIQQLEDEVDSLERAFNESIDLQQVEELVNIIKEKEDKERLMSQDLIEKRNRIEELSEALRESVVITSESEKKWRNEETLTKEALQRVAKLQQRIASMQSASALKCITCQPLLSKLYKYETRLEKLTEERTAQLEDLRQMKREALKAAVSEKDAHLALLELTGFKNTAQSKQAEELKADRKRLLDTLKKEDEKSIELSAEFNLSGSEGTPHLLTRVLEASDNEEDTLNDRHSDSSSPRPATKNGDSCEQSTRKASKGSESKGRPDQPKIDQQDSR from the exons CTGGACGAGCTACGGACCGAAGTGCAGCGCAGGGACCAGGAGATACTCGCGATGGCCGCCAAGATGAAAACCCTCGAGGAACAGCACCAGGACTACCAACGGCACATCACCGTGCTCAAGGAGTCGCTCTGCGCCAAAGAGGAACACTACAATATGCTTCAGGCTGAT GTGGAGGAAATGCGGCAGAGACTCGAGGAGAAGAATCGGATGATAGAGAAGAAGACGCAGGCGGCCTTGCAGGCGCAACAGGAACGAAACCGCATGAATACCGAGCTCACCGAGCTCAAGGATCACATGGATATCAAGGATAGGAAGATCAGTGTACTCCAGCGCAAG ATCGAGAATCTGGAAGATCTGCTAAAGGAGAAGGACAACCAGGTCGACATGGCGAGGGCGAGACTGACGGCGATGCAGGCGCACAACTGCAGCAGCGAAGGTGCGCTCAGCAGCCTGGAGGAAGCAATAGGAGATAAGGAGAAGCAAATGGCGCAATTACGCGAGCAGAGAGACCGGGCTGAGCAAGAGAAGCAGGAAGAAAGGGAGTTACACGAGAGGGAGATCGCCGagtacaaaatgaaaattcacgcCCTCGAGTCTGAG GTCGAGAAACTGGGCGCCCGACTGGAGAGGGCGCAGGCAGAAAAGGATAGGCTGGAGGCGAAGCTGGAAAGCTCGCAGTCGGAGCTGGGCAAGAGTAAGGCCGAGCTTGACAAAGCTGCGTCCGAGGTTGGTCGTAGCGGGGCAGACTGGGAGGCTGCCAAGCAAAGGATAACCAGGTTGGAATTGGATAACGAGAGACTCAGGCACGACGTGGAGAGGTCGCAGAGCACTTACGGCAGGAGCACCATCAACTCCACCCAGGAGATAGACAGGATCCACGAGCGGGCTGAGAAGTCGGCTGCGGAACTGAGGAGAGCGCAGGCTGAGCTCAGGGTGACGCAGGCCGATAACGAGAGAGCCAGGGCCGAGGCTGTCGCCCTACAAGAAAAG GTGGAGAAGAGTCAAGGTGAAGTCTACAGGTTGAAAGCGAGATTGGAAAATGCTCAAGGAGAGCAGGAGAGTCTCCGGGACGAGTACGATCGAGCACAAGCGTCGGTAGCCCGGCTTCACTCGGAACGGGACAAGGCGATGGCGGATCTCGAGAAGTCGCAAGAGGAACTCGAACGCACTCAGGCGACCCTTGGCAAATCACAGCTTCAGCAGGACAAACTGCAGTCTCTGCTGGATAAGACGCAGAGCGAGATGGACAAGGTGCAGGAGAAGCTGGACAAGTCGCAGTCGGAGATTCGCAGA ATGCAAATGGAACGGGAAAAACAGAACTACGATTTCGATAACCTGCAAAGCCAATTGGACCAAGCCCTCGGACAGTCGACCAGAATACAAAAGGAACGGGAAACGATTCAGCTGGAAGTGGACCGGCTGCAGGACAAATACGAGAAGGCTCAG ATCATAATAATACGGCTGCAGAAAGAGCGGGACCGCTTCCAAGAGGAAATACAGAAGCTGTACGAGAAGATAGAGTTCCAGCAGAGTCAGGCGGCGAAGATGCAACGGGAGAAGGAGAGCCTGTTGTCGGAGCTCGAGCTGGTCAAGGATAGATGGGAGAAGGTGCACAACTCCCATCAGAAGCTGACG CTCGAACGGGACGACGCCGTCACCGAGATTGAGATTTTGAGGGACAAGGTAGAGAAGGCGCAGTACACGATGAACAAGGCGCACGAAGACCGGGAGAACGCGAACAAAGAGTTCGAGGAGATGCGTGAGAAGTATGACAG ATCCCAGAGCGAAGTGTACCGACTGCAGAACCGCATCGAGGTGATGGAGGCGGACAAGGACAGGCTGGAGCTCGAGGCTGAAAAGCAGCAGATGCTGGCGTCGAAGAGCCGCGAAGAGGCGCGCAAGGCCCAGGATGAGCTGGCCCGCGTGCAAGAGTTGTACGACAGAGCGGCGCTTCAGTTGGGTCGCACGAAGGAGCACGAGGAGAAGTCGAAGGAGGATCTTGACAGGTTGACGGTGGACCTGGAGATGGTACGCGAGCGATACGAGAAGTCGCAGACCGAGCTGCGCCGACTGCAGAACGAGCGCGAGAAGCTGGTCGCGGACAACGAGAGGATCAGCTTCGAGCTGGAGCGCGCTCACTCGCAGCTGAACAAGACGCAGGTGGCGACGGAAAAGACGCAGGAGGAGTTGGCGCGTATGCAGCTGGAGATCGAGAAAATGTACGAGAAGCACGACCGTCAGCAGGCCGAAGTGCGGAAAGCGCAAGCGGAGGCGGAGCGGCTCCGCGTCGAGgcggagagcgcgcgcgaggagGGCGAGAGGTACGCGGCCAGGTTCGGCAAGTACCAGGAAAGCCAAGAACGGCAGAAGGAGGAGCACGAATACGCGAAGCTGGAGGTGGAGCGGCTCCGCGACCGGCTGGAGAAGGCGCTGGCGGAGCTCGAGCGAGCGAGGAAGGCCGAGCAGGACGCCTCGAGGCTGCGCGCCGATTTGGAGCGTGCGGAGGGGGTGCGAGGTAAATACCAGTACGAGCAGGAGAAGTGGCAGAGCGAGGGTAGTAGGCTACAGCAGGAGGTGGATAAGCTGCGGGAGCGTCTGGAGGGCCGCGAGTCGGAGCTGAAGAGGACGCAGACCAGCCACGCCGAGCTCGAGGCGAAGCTGCACGAGACGCAGCTTCAGCTCGAGCGGGCGCGCGAGGATGCGACCAAGGCGAACGCAGCGCAGGAACGGAATCGCGGCGAGATCGAGCGGGCTAAAATCGAAACCGAGAAGATACGCGACCGTCACGACAAGGTGAAGGCGAGAGCGGACGCCCTGGAGGCGGACAACGAGAAGCTCCGCGTCGAGATTGTCCGGCTCGAGAGGCTGATGCAAACCGAGGGTAAGACCAGATCGGAGAGCGCGAGCATCGAGGTCGAACGGCTGCGCGCCAGCCTCGACAAGGCGATCCTCGCTCGCGATAATGTGGAGCTCGAGGCGGGCAGGCTGGCCAAGGAGCTCGAGAAGACGCTCGTGCAGACCGCCAAGCACCAAGAAGCAGCCGAGGCGAACAAGAAGGAGATGGAACGTGTCATCTCAGTGATTCAACTGCTCAGAGAAGATCGGGACGCGCTCAGGCAGCAGCtgcaacaacagcaacagcaacagcaacaacagcaacagcagcaacaacagcaacagcaacagcagaTGGTAGGCAACGAGGAGATGGCCCGTCTACAGCACGAGCTTCAGATCGCGATGCGAGATCGGGACAAGAACGCGGCGATCCTAGAGAACCGGGAGAAACATTGGGAGAAGATCGAGAAGGTGAAGGAGAAGCTCGAGGCGGAGGGGAAGCAACTGCAGGTGGAACGGGATCAGCTGGTGATACAGCTCGAGAAGTCGCAGGAGATGCTGGTCAACTTCCAGCAGGAGTTGAACGCGAACGAGGCCGAGCTGGAGCGTCAACGAGAGGAAGTGCGACGGCTGCAGCAGCTTCAGCAACAGAGGGCGCACGCCCAGACGCCGGACAGAGCCGCGAAGGAGGCCCTAGACGCGCAGATGCGGGAGGTGCACCGGCTGACGCAGCAGGTCCAGAACCTGACGCAGACACAGACCAAGGAACGGCAGAGAGCCGAGCAGGCCGAGAAACGGGTGCAGGAACTGAACAAGCAGATCGCCTCGAGGGACACATCGGCCGGCGGAAGCGAGGCGCAGCTCGAGCAATGGCGGAAGGTCTGCGAGACGGAGAGGCAGCGGGCGGACGCGGCCGAACGACAGGCGGTCGAGCTGCAAAAGCGAATCCAGACGACCGAGAGGCAGCTGCACGCGCAGCAACAGCAGATCCAACAGATGCAGCAGACCATTCAGCAGctacagcagcagcagcagcagcagccgcaACCGTCACAGCAGAACGGCCAGGAGGCCGCCAGGCTGCAAAAGGAGCTTGAACACGCGCGAAAGGAGTCCGCTCAGCAGGCTGTCGAGCGCGAGCGGTTTCAGGCGCAGATCGAAATGCTGTGCCAGGAACTCGAGAAATCACAG GTGGACTTGCATCAAGCAACCAAGAAACTCCAAGCTGGCGGCGGGAAACCTGGTCCCGATACTACCCAAGAGAGGCGACAACTAGACGAACAGAAACGCCAACTGGAAGAGCAGAGAAGGCAGACGGAGGAACGAGCCAAATCCGTCGACCAGAAAGCTAGAACGGTagaggagaaggagaggaCGCTCCAAAGTCTCGACCAGGACCTCAAGAAACGGAAAGCGAAGATGGATCAGCTGGAGCAGCAGTTACAGAGG AGCGGTGGGTCGCCGGACAAGAGGTTGGCGGAAATGCAGAAAGCTCTCGAGGCAGCGGAGAAGGAGTTGGACAAAGCAAAAGAGGAGTCAACCAGAAGCTCCGCGGAGACCGAGAGGCTACTGCAGCTGATGCAGATGACGCAGGAAGAACAGAATACGAAAGAGAGACAAATCAGAGAACTTCAAGA TGCACTAAAAGCCGCACAAGTCAAGTTGAAACAAGCCGCAACTGCACAGCAACAAGAG GATCCGGAGATCACGAGACACATAGAGGACACCAGGAAGAAGGAGCTCGAGGCCAGGGACAAGCAGATCACGGTGCTGGAGCTGAAAGCGTCCTCCCTGGAGAAGCTGCTCAGAGAGCACACGTGCTCCAAGAAGATCAAGGACGCGAGGAACGAGAGCCTCGAGGGTCAGGATGCCTGGAAGAAAGAGAATCCTAAACTGAACGAGGCGAAGGACTCGTGGATGAGAGAACTGGAGGCGAAGGATAAACGGATATCACAGCTGGAGAAGGAGCTCGAGTCCTTGAAGAGCCTGATGACGGAGGATAACCAGTCGGCCAGATTCAAACGATCGAAGGAGAACGAGGTTAAAACGAAGGAGGGCTGCGAGTCCTGGAAACAGGAAATGGAAGCGAAGAACAGGCGGATCGTTGAGTTGGAGCAAGAGATGGAGTCTTTGGAGAACTTCCTCAGGGAGCATGCCGATACCGAGAGCTTGCGAGATCTAGAGATCATGGTGGAAAGGAAGAACAGAAGAATCGACGAGCTGGAGGACACCGTGGCTGAGTTCGAGGACTTCCTCAAGCAGAATCCTGACGTGAAAGAGCTGCACGAACTTCGTTGCCAAGTGACCGATGGGAATAGACGGATCCAGGAGCTGGAGAGGTGGATTCAGAAAAGCGGAGAGAACAGAGAACTGAGGATCGATCAGGAAAGGGTCGTCGAGCTGGAGGAAATGGTCACGCAACTCGAAGAATACGTCAGGAAGCACAATGTGGACGGACTGAAGATGAAACTGGAGGATCGGGAATGCAAGATCGAACAGCTGCAGAGCCGAGTTGGATGTTTGGAGAGAGAACTGTGTAAAGTTGAGGAAAACTACCGAG GGAAAGAGGCACAGAAAAATTACCGAAACGCCCAGGATAGATGGACTATGATGACGCCAGACGATTTGCCCTGCAAGCGGCTGATCATGGACGAGACCAGCGAGCTACGCGAGAAGGAgcagaaaatgaagaaaatggagCACACGATCTCCGAGAAGGACAACAAGATCCAGGCGTACGAGCAGCAGATCGTCGAGAACAAGGACGAGATAACGAAGCTCAGGAAAGAGATGGCAGGCCTGAAGAAGGAGCTCAGCGAATATGACGACATCGGTGTTCTCAAGGAGGAGATCCGCGTCAGGGACGAGAGGATCCAACAGCTCGAGGACGAGGTGGATTCTCTGGAGAGAGCGTTCAACGAGAGCATAGACCTCCAGCAGGTCGAGGAGCTGGTTAACATAATCAAGGAGAAAGAGGACAAGGAACGGCTTATGTCCCAGGATTTGATAGAGAAGAGGAACAGGATCGAGGAACTGAGCGAGGCCCTCCGCGAGAGCGTCGTCATCACCAGCGAGAGCGAGAAGAAATGGAGGAATGAAGAAACGTTAACGAAGGAAGCCTTGCAAAGA GTAGCAAAATTGCAGCAGAGGATCGCGTCGATGCAGTCAGCTTCAGCGTTGAAATGCATCACCTGTCAACCGCTTCTTTCCAAGTTGTATAAGTACGAAACCAGGCTCGAGAAGCTCACGGAGGAAAGAACTGCACAGTTGGAAGATCTGCGGCAGATGAA GCGTGAAGCTTTGAAAGCTGCTGTGTCCGAGAAAGACGCGCACCTGGCTCTGCTGGAGCTGACCGGTTTCAAGAATACCGCACAGTCGAAACAAGCTGAGGAACTGAAAGCGGACAGAAAAAGGCTGTTGGACACGCTAAAGAAAGAG GATGAGAAAAGCATCGAGTTGTCGGCGGAGTTTAATTTATCCGGCTCGGAAGGGACACCGCATTTGCTTACGAGAGTTCTGGAAGCGTCTGACAACGAAGAAGACACTTTGAATGATCGTCACAGCGATTCAAGTTCCCCGAGACCGGCCACGAAGAACGGCGACAGCTGCGAGCAATC GACAAGGAAGGCATCAAAGGGATCGGAGTCGAAAGGCAGGCCAGACCAGCCGAAGATTGATCAGCAGGATAGCAGATAA